The Flavobacterium psychrophilum genome includes a region encoding these proteins:
- a CDS encoding aspartate kinase: MKVFKFGGASVKDADGIKNVYDVLEKVGHENVLLVISAMGKTTNAFEAVIKNYFDKSPELQASIQEVKKYHNQILIDLFDDENDAAFAAINAIFADLESFLQHNKSPNYNFVYDQVVSLGEVLSTTVVSHYFNSRGLKNQWIDVREYIKTDTTYRDAIVDWDLTQKNIKALKKKTLNITQGFLGSDENGFTTTLGREGSDYTAAIFAYCLNADSVTIWKDVPGVLNADPRYFENAVLLNQISYREAIELAFYGATVIHPKTLQPLQKKEIPLYVKSFVNPLLAGTSVSKGADLEPHTSCFIVKKNQLLISLSSLDFSFIMEENISEIFLLLHKYNIKVTLIQNTAISFSVCVEDKFGNFPELKSILSKKFQVTYNENVSLYTIRHFTETSADAVAQGKEVLVKQISRETLQLVTKDA, translated from the coding sequence ATGAAAGTATTCAAATTTGGAGGCGCATCAGTTAAAGATGCCGATGGTATTAAAAATGTGTATGATGTTTTAGAAAAAGTTGGCCACGAAAACGTGCTGCTGGTAATCTCTGCTATGGGAAAAACCACGAACGCTTTCGAGGCGGTTATAAAGAACTACTTTGATAAATCACCGGAGCTGCAGGCTTCTATACAGGAAGTAAAGAAGTACCATAACCAGATTTTAATAGACCTGTTTGACGACGAGAACGATGCTGCTTTTGCCGCTATCAACGCTATTTTTGCCGATCTTGAAAGTTTCCTTCAGCACAACAAATCGCCTAACTATAACTTTGTGTACGATCAGGTTGTTAGTCTTGGTGAGGTACTTTCTACAACAGTAGTGAGTCACTACTTTAATTCACGAGGACTTAAAAACCAATGGATCGATGTACGTGAGTACATTAAAACAGATACAACTTACCGCGATGCGATTGTTGATTGGGACCTGACACAGAAAAATATAAAAGCGCTTAAGAAAAAGACGCTTAACATTACACAGGGCTTCTTGGGATCTGACGAAAACGGATTCACAACCACTCTTGGTAGAGAAGGATCTGACTATACTGCTGCCATATTCGCGTATTGCCTAAATGCAGACAGCGTTACAATATGGAAAGATGTACCGGGTGTTCTTAACGCCGATCCGCGTTACTTTGAAAATGCTGTATTGCTTAACCAGATATCGTACCGTGAAGCTATCGAGCTTGCGTTTTACGGGGCTACGGTTATTCACCCAAAAACATTACAGCCATTACAGAAAAAAGAGATTCCCCTTTACGTAAAATCATTTGTTAATCCGTTATTGGCAGGAACAAGTGTTAGCAAAGGCGCAGATCTTGAGCCGCATACATCTTGTTTTATCGTTAAGAAGAACCAGCTGCTTATCTCATTATCATCGCTTGACTTCTCTTTTATTATGGAAGAGAACATAAGCGAGATATTCCTGCTTCTTCATAAATATAACATAAAGGTTACACTTATTCAGAATACAGCTATTAGCTTCTCTGTATGTGTTGAAGACAAATTTGGCAACTTCCCGGAACTGAAAAGCATACTTTCTAAGAAATTCCAGGTTACTTACAACGAGAATGTATCGCTATATACCATTCGCCATTTTACCGAAACTTCTGCCGATGCAGTAGCACAGGGCAAAGAGGTATTGGTAAAACAGATAAGTCGTGAAACGTTACAGTTAGTAACTAAAGACGCTTAA
- a CDS encoding GNAT family acetyltransferase, whose product MLVRKGRREDMPAVLELINELAVFENEPDAVVVTVEELERDGFGNNPLFHTFLAEQDGEIIGMALFYYRYSTWKGKTIHLEDLIVKQEKRGTGAGSALYKEVMKFAKQEGVRRAEWAVLNWNTHAIQFYERSGATIFQDWLTVQMNEEGITKFTLDL is encoded by the coding sequence ATGTTAGTACGAAAAGGACGCAGAGAAGACATGCCCGCAGTTTTAGAGCTTATTAACGAGCTTGCGGTTTTTGAAAATGAACCCGACGCTGTAGTGGTAACGGTAGAAGAGCTTGAACGCGATGGTTTTGGAAACAATCCATTATTCCATACTTTTTTAGCCGAACAGGATGGAGAAATTATAGGTATGGCATTGTTTTATTATCGTTATTCTACATGGAAGGGAAAGACCATTCATTTAGAAGACCTGATTGTGAAACAGGAAAAACGCGGTACCGGTGCAGGCAGCGCACTTTACAAAGAAGTAATGAAGTTTGCAAAGCAGGAAGGTGTTCGCCGTGCCGAATGGGCGGTGCTTAACTGGAATACGCATGCCATACAGTTTTACGAACGCTCGGGAGCAACAATATTTCAGGACTGGCTTACAGTCCAGATGAACGAAGAAGGAATTACAAAGTTTACATTAGATCTATAA